DNA sequence from the Rattus rattus isolate New Zealand chromosome 2, Rrattus_CSIRO_v1, whole genome shotgun sequence genome:
AAGCAGTTCACTGATTTTCCTGAGATCCGCTCTGCGATGCCCTTTCTCTCTGAAAAACTGAATACCACCACGCGGTTCCTAAATCCCACGTGAAACCAGCTGCAGAAGAAACTACTCCGCCCTATGACTCGCGATACCACGTGATGCACTCTCCCAGACAGAACGCTCGACaatggactcctgagatctcgcGAGATGATAGGATTCTCTTCCCGCCCCTTAGTCTTTCACTATCATGGCGGCGTACGGACAGTACTAGAATCGCGTGTTCTTGCCGGAAGTACCTCCCACTTCCGCAAGGGGCTGATCCTACGCCACTTCCGCTCCGGACCTCGCGTAGTGAATAAGGCAGCCGGGTGTGTTCCTACCTCTCTTTTCCTCAGGCTGCCGGGAAGATGGCGGACATTCAGGTTCGAGCATTTAGCTGTTTTCCCCCGCCGCTTCAGTGTGGAGCTTAttcctttgtgtctctgttaTCGTACGAATTAGCTGAAGCGAGGATGCCTGCGCATGCCTTCATCTGATAGGCGGATCGAAAGTCTGGGTTCTACACAGTAATGGGGTCTGATCGCTTTGGGTGTTATTCCTTAAAACTCAGGCCCTAACGGATGATAGTTTGAGGAGGGAAGAGGGCACCCTGAGGGGCCGGAGTCCTGAGGGCAAAGCCGGGGAGACAGGTTTAAGCAGTTTTTTTCTCGGTGAGAATTAAACCCCGGGCCTCGTGCGCACTGCTCAAGTGCGCTACCGCAGAAATACAGCCCCGACGACGCTTGCTGTAATTTTAAATGTTGGCGCAGGCCTGGCCTCGAGTCAGATCAGGTCTTAAACCTGCCATCCTACCTCATCCTTCCGAGTACCTGGAAGCTCAGCCACGAGTACATAAGATGTGATTCCTGAGTGAGTGAACTTGTGTGTTTTGGAGAATCAGTATTGCTGAAACATTGATTCTGATCTCAGCCACGAATTCTGCAAGCTGTGGAGGTTGATAGAACGCAGTGTGTAAGCTAAAATAGATTTGGGGTGGTCGTGGAGCACTGCCCCTCCAGATTGGGCGTTTGGGGGTGAAGGTTGTAAAAAGGTTGGAAGGAAAAATATCTTTGGTCTCCTCAAACTTTAACTGTAACCTCACCAAATTATCCCTACAGACGGAGCGTGCTTACCAAAAGCAGCCTACAATCTTTCAAAACAAGAAACGTGTTTTGCTGGGAGAAACTGGCAAGGAAAAACTCCCTCGGTACTACAAAAACATCGGTCTAGGCTTCAAGACGCCCAAGGAGGTACAGGACCCTCCCAACAGATGAGATTTCATGCAACCCTGCACATGTGGGAGCATAGCCACCCCGCCCTCTTCGGAGTGGCTGCCCATAGGGCCCCTGGGAATTGTAGTTTGGACCCTGAGGCTTCATCCTTGGTTCTGTTTAGGAAGTGGTAGTCCAAACCACACTTTCTTATCTGCACAGGCCATCGAGGGCACCTACATAGACAAGAAATGCCCCTTCACTGGTAATGTCTCCATCCGAGGACGGATCCTGTCTGGTGAGTGAGAAGTAAAAGGGTCCATCTTGGTGGCCTGAGTCCAGGGGTGCTGGCAGGTGATGTCTGTTCTCACGATGGTCTTCAGATGTCCTCCAGGGCACTGCTGAGACAGCCACTTGGCAAAGCTGATGCCATAAATGGAGCTTCTCAGGAGCCCCACTCAACTGATTTCTACCTGCTAACCCCTTTCTGTTGCCCTCTCCCAGGTGTTGTGACGAAGATGAAGATGCAGAGGACCATTGTCATCCGCCGGGACTATCTCCATTATATCAGAAAGTACAACCGCTTTGAGAAGCGTCACAAGAACATGTCTGTGCACCTGTCCCCCTGTTTCAGGTGATCGTGGTTCTCTGATAGGTTGGGATAATAACTCTGACAATCACTGGCCAGGCTGGAGGGTACCTGTGTCAGGAAGAGCCCCAGGGGTGAAATGCTGCTGTCTTTAGAACAAAGTGGGGTGTCCTGTGGGCAAAGAGGTGTTGTCCAGGAGTGTATAGACTGCTGGGGGAAGAGGAGCGGCTGCTGGGTGTCTGGAAGTGGAAGCTGGAGTTTGTGTTAGTCTTAGCAACCGTTTAGATGGCCACTGGTTGGGTGGAGTGGAGGTGGGCACCCTCAGCCTGTCTCTGGATGAAGGGATCACTGGGGAGGCCCCTCCTGCAGACTTTTTGTCTAACCTACAGGGACGTCCAGATTGGCGACATTGTCACTGTTGGAGAGTGCAGGCCCCTGAGCAAGACTGTTCGATTCAATGTGCTCAAGGTCACCAAGGCTGCTGGCACCAAGAAGCAGTTCCAGAAGTTCTGAGGGGACTCTAGCCAATGCCCTAgaacaaataaaagttattttccaACTTACAGAACAGACTTGGAGTCTCTTGTGTCCTGGATCAGAGAGGAGATTTCGGGGCTTAGACCTGAGGGGTTTCTTGAACTGGAGGTGTCTACTGCATTCATTCCCTTGGGGTCTGTCTGAACCTCTAAATCTTGGTGACCAAGTAGACATGGTCAGTTACCTGGTACAGCCGGTAACTGCCCTGTCCcttgggaggaagtgagggtGGAGCCCCTGACCTCAGTTTAGGTCTAAACTCTTCAGTGCCCCAGGGAACCATCTGGGCTTTCCCTAGGGGCCTCTGGTCTTCCCACAGCTGAAGAGTAAGCAGGGCCCACACTCACCTTGCAGGTGAAGACACCTAGGAAGGGGCAAGTTCTTGAGTATCAAGGTCTGCTTGAAGCCCTGTAGTCATTGCCTCCCATTGGGGCTTATGTCCAAGGCAGGAACCCTTTAGAAGGTTGGCCTGTGTGGATGTGGGGGTGATGGGACACCCACTCAGAATAGAacccaaggcacacacacacacacacccatatgtgAGAAGGGGACAGACCTGGGGAAAAGTCCCTTGGCTGCAGGAGAAGCTGGAGTTGCTGCTGCTGGGGTCCCCAAGTCCCTGTCCCCCAGGCCTGTACCAGGGTCTGAGGCACAGCACTGGTACAAGGGTTGGGAGACAGGGCCTTGAGAAGAGTCCTCTGCAGAGATGCTGCGGAATGCACCGCTTCACCACGGCCTTCTGCCTTTTACCAGGCCGCTGAGGGAGGGGGTTCCTGTCAAAGGAAGTGGGCCTGCATCAAAGCGAGCAGGAAGGGGCAGGGACCGGTCAGGAGGGGGCACCGCCCAAGCTGGGCGCCTGCCAGCCACCCAGGAGTGGAGACACCCAGCAGAGGAGGGACTAGCCTCAGAGCTACAGGGGACAGGGACCCTGAGGAATCTGAAGCCAATTGTTCAGAGGTGTGGCCCCCTCCAGCCGCAGGTGCTTCCGTTCCGGGTGGGGCTCTGTTTACAACAACAGCCCAGCTCCCTTGTTTCCTCCCAGGGGTGGTTGGGGCTTCGCCTTTCAAATTTTCAGAGCCTGTGAGGGGACACCTGAGAAAAGAAAGACCCCTGACGACCCTTAGGCAGTTTTATCATCTGCGGAGTAGAGATTGTGGTCTTGGGCCTTCTTTGCACACCTGAGGAACACAAGTCCCCTGCCTGAGAGCCCAGCAGTTTCCCTACAGCACTCTGGCTTGTCAAACCCCTGTGCAGCTACACCTCTCCAGGTGGAAGCGTCCTCCCTGGCTTCGTGGTTTTAGATTATTTTGATAGGGTCTTGCTGTGTGTTCCTAGACGGtctgcagcccaggttggcctctgacTGGCAtcggtccccccacctcctgtcttcctgggtgctgagatgtCAGGTGACACACAGCCCACTTAGGCTTTTAATCACAGACACCTGCTTTCATTTGCCAAGTAATTTCCAGCTCCAATCACATGTGGTCAGTCACGGGTGGTAACCCAGCTGTCAGGGAGGCTGAGCTAAAGCAGGATTGTCAGAAGTCAGAGGCTAGTCTGGGCAacacagaccctgtcttagaataaaactaaaaacctagggatgtggggctggagagatggctcagcggttaagagcactgtctgctcttccagagatcctgagttcaattcccagcggccacatggtggctcacagccatctgtaatgggatctgattccctcttctggtgtgtctgaagacagctatagtgtgttcatataaataaaaaaattttaaaaaaaaagagagggttggggatttagctcagtggtagaccgcttgcctagcaagtgaaaggccctgggttcagtccccagctccgaaaaaaaaaaaagaaaaaaaaaaaagagagagagagacagaattgGCACATTTGAGGTCATTCTGGTCTGAAAACCcctgtctgtttttttgttttgttttgctttgtttttgttttttgtttttgtttttaaatctagagATGTGGCTCAAAGGTGTAGTGCTTTCCTAGAATGTgacagtgaggagctggggttgTAACTCCATGGTAGAggacttgtctagcatgcacaaggtcctgggacCCTCCCCCAGCACCTCATAAACACCAACAGCAAGCagtcataatcccagcacttgggaggtagagacttGAGGAGGATCAGCAGTTTAAGGCCACAAGAGACCTTGTTCCGAACGAAGCCAGGGGTGATGATACGCATCTTTGGTTCTTTTGGTCGGTTGTTtgacaagacagggtttctctgtgtaacagccctggctgtcctggacctgcttttagaccagactagcctcaaactctacccaccaagtgctgggtttcaaggtgtgtgccaccacacccggcgGTGGTACGTATCTTTGATCCCACAGCTCAAAAGGCAGGCGGAGctcagagtttgaagccagcctgtctgCATAGTGAGAACCTCTTCCAAaagtgaaaatattatttatgtgaGCGTGTGCCTGCCACAGACCCCCATGGGGAGGTCAAGGAATTCAGTTCTCTTCATCCTGCGGCCCCCACAAGTCAAACGGGGAGGCCATGATGTTTTGCCGTGTAAGTATCTCTACCTACTGAGCCGTCTCGTCTCACTAGCCCACACTTCCTCCTTGATTTTCCTATATAGTGAGTCAAACCTACTTCCTGCCTGTTGGTTGCAAGACCTTAAGGGTGTATATCTGCACATCCAATCCCTGGAAGTGGGAAATAGGAGGCACCCCAAGATCCAGGTGTTCTGAGACTGAGCCCCTGCACTCACCAGCCTTTGAGGAGTGACTCACTCAACCACAGGCCTTGGGTCTCCTCGTCTGTAAATGTCCATACTAGCAGCTGTGCAGGTAGGTCACTCTGTCACCCTTAGGTAGTTGCACCCCGGGGTAGCTGCACAGGTCATATGGTTATGACACCTTGTGTCTTTTAGAGCAAGCTCTATGAAGTCATTTAAGTATGCTCCTAGAAGATTCGGTAGCAAATCCTGTCTGGTAGAGAAGACCAGAGTGGAGAAACTGGCCCCAGGCAAAGCTTCTCAGCAGggtcttggatggttttgttttgttttgttttgttttgttttgttttgttttgtagccagggttcctctgtgtagttgtggctgttttggaacttgcttttgtagaacaggctggcctcaaacttacaaagaacttcctgcttctgcctcccaaatgctgggattaaaagtacatcaccaggggttggggatttagctcagtggtagagcgcttgcctaggaagcgcaaggccctgggttcgatccccagctccgaaaaaaagaaccaaaaaaaaaaaaaaaaaaaaaaaaaaaaaaagtacatcaccaccacccagcacagGGTCCTGGTTTAGTGACAGCAGACTTTGGCCCACCCACTGCAGACAGGGCAGGCCTGGCCTAGCTCACACTGTGGCCTGGTCTGGCCATGTGTAGAACTTTCTTTGGGGGGCAGAACAGCCAGGCAGTATTGCTGCtccccctttttttgtttcttcgtgtttgtcttgttttgagacagttgctgtctctctctgttaaTGAGACTACCAGAGAATTCTCTGattagcctaggctagcctcaaattcatagccaTCCTGCCACTGCCTCCAAAATGGTAGGATTGTGGGTGGGTATGATACCCTGGCTCCTGGTGGGCTGTGATAAGGGCGGAGTCTAATGACAACATGGGGTGCAGAACCAgtctttgttctgagacagggtctccacatagccctggctgatGTGGAACTCACCAAATAGgacagaatggccttgaactcacagagatccacttgcctcagcctcccaaatgctgagattaaaggcctgtgctaccacacctggctggttttgttttttaattttgttcagttttgttttgaaatagggccTCATTATGTAGCTTAGGCTATCCTCAAACTGTGGCAATACTCCCgcctctcattaaaaaaaaaaaaaaagggttggggatttagctcagtggtagagcgcttgcctagcaagcgcaaggccctgggttcggtcctcagctccgaaaaaaaaagaaaaagaaaaagaaaaaaaaaaaagagttccacTCAATTCAGGTTGGCCTTGCAGCCTATAAGTTTCTGAGGAGACCTTGAActttccccccccaccccccggggctggggaccgaacccaggaccttgcgcttcctagttttttgtttgtttttttttaaagatttattcatttattatatataaggacactgtagctgtcttcagatacaccagaatcggaatcggatctctttacagatggttgtgagccaccatgtggtttttgggaattgaactcaggacctctggaagagcagtcagtgcttttttttttttttttttaaagatgtatttattatatttatgtgagtacactgtagctgtccccagacacaccagaagagggcatcagatctcattacagatggttgtgagccaccatgtggttgctgggatttgaactcaggaccttcgagaagagcagtcagtgcttttaacctctgagccatctctccagcccgaccttgaacttctgaccatGCTGCTTTAACTTCTTGAATGTCAAGATGACAGGTGCTCTCCACCATGCCCCATTTATGTAGGATGGAAACCAAGGCAAGAATTCTAccagctgaaacacacacacacacacacacacacacacacacacacacacacacaccccacacaccccaagCTCAAAACcaggatactttttaaaaaattttagccAGGCACTGATAGGgcacacctttgaccccagcactcaggaggcagaggcaaacagatctctgagtttaaagccagcctggtctacacagcaagttccagggcagccagggctacacagagaaaccctgtcttgaacaacaaaagcaaaacagtttTTACAGCTATTTAGTGAATACTTATTTGTACCATGGAGTGCATGTGGAGGAGGCCTGTCCTGTCCAGcatgggctgggctctctgcTGGAGAAAATGCAGCACCTAGGAAtgcactgtttctttctttctttctttctttctttctttctttctttctttctttctttcttttttcttttctttttttcggagctggggactgaacccagggccttgcgcttgctaggcaagcgttctaccactgagctaaatccccaaccccggaatgcACTGTTTCTTAAGCAGAGTTCAACAGAGAAGCTGGGTTACTGCACACAGTTGAACAAGGAGGTAGCTTGAGCTTACCTCTGCCCGGTCCGTTTCTGTAGGGGAGAGGTCTTGAGGCCATAAACATCTGGGAGAAAGCTACTGGTCTTTTCTGCACACACCATCAACAGTCACACATGAGCCAGGGATAGGTTTCCCCCACATCCCTCCACTTGGACCTCACACTCTCAGGGCCTCCAACGCTCCTCACAGAGATGGGGAAAAATGTTCACG
Encoded proteins:
- the Rps11 gene encoding 40S ribosomal protein S11; amino-acid sequence: MADIQTERAYQKQPTIFQNKKRVLLGETGKEKLPRYYKNIGLGFKTPKEAIEGTYIDKKCPFTGNVSIRGRILSGVVTKMKMQRTIVIRRDYLHYIRKYNRFEKRHKNMSVHLSPCFRDVQIGDIVTVGECRPLSKTVRFNVLKVTKAAGTKKQFQKF